Proteins encoded together in one Psychrobacter sp. 28M-43 window:
- the dapB gene encoding 4-hydroxy-tetrahydrodipicolinate reductase, translating into MSEQSNNKSINVGVIGAGGRMGRMLIEAVQNNPQTALKAAIERQGSSLVGADAGEVAAIGHLNVQIVDDLAAVINDIDVLIDFSLPDATEKNMQVCAEHNVAMVIGTTGFNEQQEQVLAKASEKITIVYAGNYSTGVNLSLKLLGMAAKAFGNDADVEIIEAHHKHKIDAPSGTAYMMAEAVAEARGQNLKDVAIYGREGQTGERESGTIGIHAVRGGEIVGDHTVMFIADGEVVEITHRARARMTFAAGAVRAATWVVEQEVGQYNMQDVLGLSD; encoded by the coding sequence ATGAGCGAACAATCGAATAATAAATCTATCAACGTTGGGGTAATCGGTGCAGGCGGACGTATGGGTCGTATGCTTATCGAGGCAGTACAGAACAATCCACAAACTGCATTAAAAGCAGCGATTGAGCGTCAAGGCTCTAGCCTAGTTGGAGCAGATGCAGGCGAAGTTGCTGCTATCGGTCATTTAAATGTACAAATCGTTGATGACTTAGCTGCTGTGATTAACGATATCGATGTACTGATTGATTTTAGCTTGCCTGACGCCACTGAAAAAAACATGCAAGTTTGTGCTGAGCATAACGTCGCTATGGTCATCGGGACGACAGGATTCAATGAACAGCAAGAACAAGTACTGGCAAAAGCAAGTGAGAAAATCACCATCGTATATGCGGGTAACTATTCGACAGGCGTTAATTTGTCATTGAAGCTACTCGGAATGGCTGCCAAAGCGTTTGGTAATGATGCTGATGTAGAAATCATCGAAGCCCATCATAAGCACAAAATCGATGCGCCTTCTGGTACCGCATATATGATGGCTGAAGCCGTCGCAGAAGCGCGCGGACAGAACCTAAAAGACGTCGCTATCTATGGCCGCGAAGGACAAACTGGCGAGCGCGAATCTGGCACAATCGGTATCCACGCGGTACGTGGTGGCGAAATCGTAGGCGACCATACTGTGATGTTTATCGCAGATGGCGAAGTGGTCGAGATTACCCATCGTGCACGCGCGCGTATGACATTTGCCGCTGGTGCCGTACGTGCCGCAACTTGGGTTGTTGAGCAGGAAGTAGGTCAGTACAACATGCAAGACGTGCTTGGATTAAGTGACTAA